DNA from Daphnia pulicaria isolate SC F1-1A chromosome 3, SC_F0-13Bv2, whole genome shotgun sequence:
CTTACCAATGGACTGGCCCTGAAACAGCGTCATTTTCATATCTCCGATTTGAAGAACTTGTTTAGTCTCAGACCTGACACTATCGATTTCATGACGAATCATCCATAAAATGTCAGCTGGAGTAAAGATCGATCTGGCATCCATAGCTGTTTGTTCACCTCCATCATGATCAAGATTTTCTTGCAAAGTAGTAATTTCGTCATTATCTAATGGAGTCTCTTCCAATGTACCACTGTCGAGCAAGCTGCCAATTGGAAGTTTACCATCGATGGTTCTAATTCGACACTTTTTTGCCACATTTAATAATCTTTCAGGGCTGATGGAGACAAATACACACAAGTTCTACGTTTAAGGTGGAACATGTTCACTTTAAAATCATCTATCATAATCACATAAAATTTGGCTGCATATTTTACCTGACCAGGTGTTGGAGTTGAACTACTCATCTGTAAACCGTATTCAGAAAATGCGCCCAAAATCCAGTTTAAAAGCCAAGAAACGTCTTCTGATTTTGCCTCTTTTGTGGACAATTCAAGAACATAAGCCGGCCAATCTTCTATGTTTGACTTCGccattttcaagaaaatgacTAACAGTAGGGAAggtaaatttttaagaaaaagaaaagtttgctgttgtttaacgaAAGTTATGAAATAAACAATATTATTTTCCTAGCTGAGACAACATAGCTGTCTTATCACTCCCcagtaacaaaacaaaaatgcagcaaaaaaatttttaggtGGAAACCGTGGAAAATATGACTGACTTCTGTAATAGCAGACAGAAATGCTGAACTTCAACACGCAACGGCGGCGTCCCATGGGAAAAGGCGGGAACCAAGCGGTATTCAAAAATCCTTTGTAATGTAAAAAACCTGGAAGAAATTTtaaccaaatttcatttttcatatttccGTGTGTACAAATCATCTTGCGGATATACGCCTTCGTAGTTCGCACAATTatcaattttcaagaaaattgttaattaCCGGTTGTAACTCAAATCTGATTCAACAGCGAAGACAtattaatataaataaaagtaaaaaaaataattgtcagtaaacgaaaatttaattttaaaattgtcgTAGTTCTATGTATTTACAAGCAGCGCGATTTTGACAAATTGTTATTTGGGTGAtttcaagaaatggatttctaGATTTAGGGTAAAAGATGAATCATATGTACAGATGAGGGGTGGATGGGTCAATTGTTGGCGTGAAGAGATCTTCATGAATGAgagtttgttttcttaaaaatcaagGGGAACAATTCAATTGAAGCTGGCAAATCGGATGAATTTACTTTTTAGCAACGGCTTTCTTGGTGGCGGCTTTAGGGGATTTCGCGACTTTGGCGGCCTTGGCTGCGACAGCCTTCTTGGGTGCGGCTTTCTTGGGAGAAGCAGCTGGTTTGGCCACTTTGGGCTTTGGGGCCTTAACGGCCGCCTTCTTCGGGGAAGCGGCTTTCTTGGCTGCGACCGGTTTCTTGGCTGCTGGAGCAGCGGCCTTTTTAGCAGCGGCCGGTTTGGCAACCTTGGGCTTGGAGGCGGCCGGTGCGACTTTCTTGACGGCCGTCACCTTCTTGGGAGAAATGGGCTTCTTTGCCGCAACCTTGGGCTTCTTGGGGGAAGTAGCCTTCTTGGCCACTTTGGGCTTCTTGGCAGCGGCCGGTTTGACTTCCTTGGCCACCTTCTTTGGCTTCAGAACTTCGGGTGACACACGGAAAGATCCAGCAGCACCAGAGGCACcctaaacaaaatcaaataataaaaaaataattaataaaacgtCTCCACAAAATTcagcgaaaacaaaatttacctTGGTGTTTACAAGAGTTCCGGCGGTGCTGCATTTCTTGAGGGCTTTCGTTACACGAACATTGGCAGATTTGGCATCAGTGCCGAcctaattgatttaaaaacaaacgatTGTTAGAGAATTGTTattgaacaaataaataatgaagtaataaaaataaattacctgGAAGTTGGCGAGGATGTACTTGAGAATAGCCTGGCGGGAAGATCCCTTGCGTTCCTTGAGTGCAATCACGGCCTGAGTGACCATCTCGAGGTAAGGAGGATGAGCAGCCGATCCAGCGGCCGATTTGACGACCTTCTTGGGCTTAGGGGCAGCAGCCACTGCCTTGGCGGGAGAAGCCACTTTCTTGTCGGCAGCCGGACGAGTCCTCTTCACAGCCGGAGATTTGGCAGCCTTTGATGTGGCTGCCTTCGCGGCCTTCTTGGGCTTGGCTGCGGGAGAAGCGGCAGCACCGGCGGGCTGTTCAACGGTTTCGGCAACAACGTTTGTTTCTTCGGCCATCTTGGAATTGCTGAATgaggtggagagagagagagagagaaaactgtGGTGTGTACTCGGTGAGTGCGTTATCCTGACTGGAGGGGGGAGTCGCCTATATGTAGTCGGGTGGCGGACGTTTCAGAATGAACGCCCAAAAGTGAGGCCCTTTTTCTCTAAAACCGGGGACAGCCAGGAGGACTGTGCTTTGCGTTCGGCTTTTACCAATTGTTTCGTCAATTTCTAATCATCgcatcaaattgaaaaaaacgccATTAAAAAGATCACGTTCTCTTCTATCGGAATAtgtaaaattcaattctttttaaaaatttcgtcCCATCCATAGTGGCTGGATTCGCTCGTCGGTCCTGTCACGTTTTGGCAATGCTCTTCAATTAATTATCACCACCTGTTATTTTTCAAGTAAATCATTATCAAAATACCAACACTCGATTCAGGAGAGAATTCTCTATCGGAATCTGTTGGTTGCAGATTTTTACGAACATTAGGCGAATCTGTAAAAATCGATAAAGTTGAACAAGAAACACAAAACGACGGTGGCTCTTCGCGCGCGCGCTGAGCCCATCTTGTTTTCTTCCACCCGATTGTCTCTCTCACTCGAttctttttcacaattttacctacgaaaatattgcagaaacgaATAAACACTTACATCAAACGAACCTGCATGACAAGAGGAATCTGCCAATGTCAACCAAAATTCGAATCGAGCTCGTTTTGATGCTCAATTCTCTGAGCGAAAATTTGCATCGTTACTCGGCTTGGGCACAAACGAGTCGAAACATTTTCGTCAGCATTTCGTTCGTTCCTCTTCTCGTCAGGACACTCgtttatttaattcattaaatcaaaagattatatttttatagttatcaagttaatattaATACTGCATTACGTTTAACCTTTGCATTAACTGAAAATTAATTGCAGAAATCGTCATTTTTTCAAACGGAATTATTCGTTGAGAGTACAGAAACTCGACTCGGTGAAAACGCGTCGAACCGATTTGAAACCGAAACGACCGTTGGAGATTCAAAACAGCTTCGACTGCAATTTacacaacttttttcttgcttGTTTAATTTGTCTTTTACATCGTTCAATAtagaattttaaattattttcacatGAAATTCAGAATTCAAAGTATCTCAAAGTTTCCAATTAAATAAGGCGAGGCGTATAAACTGTGAGAATTACAAATAATGAAGTTCGCCCCGAACACCATTAAAAAAGCGTTCACTTCGATTAAACACATTTGTTTCACAAACGGgtgataaataataatagctgAAATGCTGAATATTCAAGTTTAATTAACcccaaaataattatttttactcgAAGTTCATAAGATAAGTTCAACCGCATTTAACAATTTTAGCTGAACAGAAGAACATAGACGTACATCTTTGAATCGACTCTTTGCGTTAGTAggaacattttttcttaaaaaaatttagaataaGGCTTTCGTTAAATGCATtgcattttaaatcaatgcattttcagtttttctaaaAGGACTGTCATAACGGCtgagatttttctattttttaaagatggcCTGTGGTTCCTTCTTTACGATAAGAAATAAAGTGTAAATAtcgaaaattagaaaaaacacATTGGTGAAGtttattgatttaaatatCGCAACATTTCACAGCTTCAAGACTTCAGCTAGCCCACCAAGAGAGCAAACCTAATCCTGATTCATTGATAGATGCCTATAAttgcaaataaacaaaacatgcATTAAAGTTTTACCCatgaaagtaaaagaaatttaactaTAGCAATATTTCGGATTTCAAATTACGCACATTTATGCGATACGACAGCCTTTTATTATCTTTTATTGGATCTAGAGATGAGTCAGGTGCTTCATTACTGGGGCCAGAAGGTGTTGTATCAATGAAATACTCAGCAACTACTTTAAAACGTATTTCTTCACCTGAAGGAATACAATTACAATCAATACATAATTATCATAAAATTATgtcattttatgttttttataaaCCTGTATCCATGAAAAGGTCATGTTTTCCATCTTCTGTTTGATATTCCCAAATCCAAAGATGTTCAGTTTCATCAAATCTGGAGTTTTTTTGCAAGTTCTCAGAAGAAATCCAGATGTCATCAAAGAATCCCAAAGAAActtgatgcaattttttgattatgCAAAACTGttagtaaaaaattaataatcttCAGTTACCTTGGACTGATTCCTTATCACAGTTTTTGATTCTACCAACGAGAATCTGCTCCATAAATGGCCTGAATACTACATAACGAAATTCAACTTTGGTATGATGGCCACCATCACCTGGCAAAATGAAACTTTCTCCTCGTTTAATTATATCCCACAGAGCAATGCACAGTCCAACATCCAGAACTACCTAAATGAGAACAAATGTTTTTCTAATAAATGCATATGTCAATCATCATAGGAATTTAATTACTTTATTAGCAAACTTTAAGTTCAATTCTTCCGAAATAGCTTGATCAATATCccgattgaatttttctgaaggAACTCTTACAGTCTGCTTGACAAGAGCTAGAACGAACATGGTTTAAACAATTAACTAATAAGCCCaaagatttattttgattcagtgTGGTCCGTCTGTGTGTTTCGTGTTTAGTAAGCACGAACAAAGTCGTGAAACACCGGCTAAGCACGTTGTTTCTTTTAACTTCTAACACGTGTAATGTCGTCTGCTACTCATGCAAGTGGGCGGGGCCGGGGTTACACTTTAAACCAGCTAGTTCCAACTTGGCAACTTCCAACTCAACTCTAGTTCTAAATTCGAAGAATAAAATCTTAAATCTAAaacataattaaattttctttgaaaaattccattaGAAAATGGATAATTTCTTTTAGTCATACTAAGTTTATTCGGCACATCATTGGCATGTTACAGAGTTACACGCTGTTAAATGAATTCgtgaaaaatcgatttaattttaatcatcATGCCAATAAttcagaaacattaaaaaagaataaaactgtaTTTTGAAACGACTCTTTTTAAGGGAAGACTTCACGATTTAAGgctcctcttttttaaaacgtttCCCAGTATCAGCATAATTATCTTGATCATTGTTTGCGGGGGGAAAGCCATCGTAGTCATGTTGAAAACGACTTATAATATCTTTGatgaagttgaaattttttagtcCTTTAatctatattttaaaaatataattaaaatagTGAATTAGTAGGACAATTGTGTTAAGTGATGATGAATAAAGTTACATTGACGTTCAAGTTGTAGATTCCGTCATCGTCTTCTGTCGAATCTGTTTGCGTGaccagaggaggaggaggaggaggaggaggaagaacagcttttctttttttaatttttcctttcaacTGAGCCATTGAAGGAAGCTCGATAGGAATCAAGTTTGAAGAGTCTGTTTCGTTGGCAGTGGGATCATGTGAATGCATTTTATCAAACCTTGCTTCTTCAGCCCTAATATCCCGACCGGGACAGCTACATATACGAACATCACAGGCATACCGTCCAACAACCTGTaaactagaagaagaaatataatgtaattttaataattataaaaattcttCCATGGAAAACTTACTTTGTCAAGGACTCTAATGTAAAGATCAGTTTGGTGGGTCGTCGGTTCAAGCCTCCTTGGCAGCTAGACAGGCACATGAATTTGTAACACAATGACACTGACTGGGTCCCGGGAGCAGGAGGCTTCAGTGGAACGACAACCGAATGCCGCATATCATTGTAATCGACATATGTTGAATCATTGTCTTCACAACGCAATACATGTGGTGTATAGGGCAACGGTGGACCAGTCCCCTTGTGGGCTGGGCACCGTTCAACGGGATCTaggaagaaaatttaaataaattgttaaaaggATACAGAGAAACGTTTTAATGTTATTATATGCCTTGAAAGTGATCAGCCTTTGAATACACCATTTGTCCCCGAATGCAATATCTGTGATATTCCTGTGAAAGGTTATCCATTCTAAAGGAAATTGGGCAGGCCTTATCCATACTAACAAACAGCTTCTTCAGTTTTGTGGAATACTAAGAAAAATAATGTATGTGTCAAATATAACATATAAGGAACtatgtaaattttaaatagcACAACGTGTTTGACTTACTATCCATGGTGTTGCTTTAGTTTTATCTTGAGCTTTACTAAATTcaacattgaaattttgatctCCCGGCCACAATTCCATTGCTGGCACTCCATTAGAGACATCAAAAGTTGGACTGGTGTTTATCGGTATGCCAGGGCAATTGTTAATGGGATAGGCAGTTGTTTCTGCTAGTTGATGATGCGGAAAATTGTGGTATGAGTCTGTGTTATGACAGATGTAAGTATTTTCTGACTCAATAGGAGCAACCTGGGGCTCAACATAATTTGACGGATTCTCAACCATtattgattgaattatttgagTTTGTGAATTAGTAAAAAGATCAAATGACATGTCTTCATTTTCTTGGCTGTAAAATTAAAGAGATTAATTAACTGTTATGTTAGAAAGTGTCACTTAAAAATTGAACACTTCACCTGTTGGTGGTTTCCCAATTATGACCGTAATAACCCGGTGGTTGACCATCCATTTCAAATGATTATTATAAGCTTAGTCGCTAAATCACAAAAGATGACGAAACAATTGAAAGGCACGATTGATGGAAGAAACAGCACTGCAACAGGTTGACGAGCTGGTTACTATTTGACGTCTTGACTTCTACTGATGAAGTAAAAAACGCAACCCCCTCCTCCACCTTACGCGTAGAAATTTGGGCAAGTGCAGACTTGTCTTCGTCTTTATCTTTACACTGATCAGTGATCACTCTGTCTTCTCCCACAAATTGCAGCAGTTTATTTAATATAAATAAAGCTTATAAATAATATTGTTCAATAATTACCATTGAAAACATTCTTAATATTGCAACAGTCgtaattatttaattctaTACTTCAAACTTTGAAAGAGATGTATAATTTACGCGGATTGGcgccattttcaaaaatttgaatatttctatTTGTCCATCTAAACGATATTCATTCAAGTCATCATtggaaacaaattgaaattgtgaaattaaGGGATGTATTAAGGCCAACTCAAAATTTATGTACGTAGCGCGAATGATCacatagtaataataaatcacaAGTCACACATTGGTTGAATCAGCAAAGATGAATAGTGATTTCCCAACCTCAAAAGCTTTCCAACACTACGACAAATGAATACAGCTATGATCGATGTAGATAATTATAgaagatataaaaaaatagtctaataaaaaaaattgaattgtggTCGACCCACTCGGAAGTCATTTTCACTTTGAACTGGTGTACTTGGTGACAGCCTTGGTGCCTTCCGAAACAGCGTGCTTGGCCAACTCGCCAGGTAGGAGGAGACGTACAGCTGTTTGAATTTCACGACTTGTAATGGTCGAACGCTTGTTGTAATGGGCTAGCCGCGAAGACTCTCCGGCAATCCGCTCGAAAATGTCGTTCACGAAGCTGTTCATAATAGTCATGGCCTTGGACGAAATTCCAGTGTCGGGATGTACCTGCAGAAAAGATGTATCGATTGTAATTAGACGTTTGTACAATATAAAATATCACGACGAGAAACCAAATATTTACCTGCTTCAAGACTTTGTAGATGTAAATGGCGTAACTCTCCTTCCTCTTCTTAGGACGTTTTttctaaagaaaacaaaatttgaatcaaacaTATTCAAAGTTTACAGCACGAAATTCTTACCTTTTCACCAGACTTGTTGAGACCACTCTTTTGGGTCTTTCCTGCCTTTTTCACTGCTTTTCCACTTGTTTTGGTAGGTGACATGGCCATTATGATGTTACTTTTCCCTGGAAATCGACTATGAGCTGGAAGAATTGGGGAAATTCTGCTACAGAAAACCTAGACGACGTTGGTTTTTATACTCTTTCCCCCCATTTTTCGGACAAAGAAAACTCCCTATTTGCAGTCATAACTCCGGGGTACAAACCCATCCTCCttccacttttttgttttcagacgTTTTCTTACTCTTCCTC
Protein-coding regions in this window:
- the LOC124328771 gene encoding DNA-directed RNA polymerase III subunit RPC8-like, giving the protein MFVLALVKQTVRVPSEKFNRDIDQAISEELNLKFANKVVLDVGLCIALWDIIKRGESFILPGDGGHHTKVEFRYVVFRPFMEQILVGRIKNCDKESVQVSLGFFDDIWISSENLQKNSRFDETEHLWIWEYQTEDGKHDLFMDTGEEIRFKVVAEYFIDTTPSGPSNEAPDSSLDPIKDNKRLSYRINASINESGLGLLSWWAS
- the LOC124328745 gene encoding cellular tumor antigen p53-like, which codes for MDGQPPGYYGHNWETTNSQENEDMSFDLFTNSQTQIIQSIMVENPSNYVEPQVAPIESENTYICHNTDSYHNFPHHQLAETTAYPINNCPGIPINTSPTFDVSNGVPAMELWPGDQNFNVEFSKAQDKTKATPWIYSTKLKKLFVSMDKACPISFRMDNLSQEYHRYCIRGQMVYSKADHFQDPVERCPAHKGTGPPLPYTPHVLRCEDNDSTYVDYNDMRHSVVVPLKPPAPGTQSVSLCYKFMCLSSCQGGLNRRPTKLIFTLESLTNLQVVGRYACDVRICSCPGRDIRAEEARFDKMHSHDPTANETDSSNLIPIELPSMAQLKGKIKKRKAVLPPPPPPPPLVTQTDSTEDDDGIYNLNVNIKGLKNFNFIKDIISRFQHDYDGFPPANNDQDNYADTGKRFKKEEP
- the LOC124328757 gene encoding histone H1-delta-like codes for the protein MAEETNVVAETVEQPAGAAASPAAKPKKAAKAATSKAAKSPAVKRTRPAADKKVASPAKAVAAAPKPKKVVKSAAGSAAHPPYLEMVTQAVIALKERKGSSRQAILKYILANFQVGTDAKSANVRVTKALKKCSTAGTLVNTKGASGAAGSFRVSPEVLKPKKVAKEVKPAAAKKPKVAKKATSPKKPKVAAKKPISPKKVTAVKKVAPAASKPKVAKPAAAKKAAAPAAKKPVAAKKAASPKKAAVKAPKPKVAKPAASPKKAAPKKAVAAKAAKVAKSPKAATKKAVAKK
- the LOC124328777 gene encoding histone H2B-like, with the translated sequence MAMSPTKTSGKAVKKAGKTQKSGLNKSGEKKKRPKKRKESYAIYIYKVLKQVHPDTGISSKAMTIMNSFVNDIFERIAGESSRLAHYNKRSTITSREIQTAVRLLLPGELAKHAVSEGTKAVTKYTSSK